The Cydia strobilella chromosome 5, ilCydStro3.1, whole genome shotgun sequence region GTCGACGCAACCTGTCGCTACAAGCACCCGTCTATAAATAGTTATACATTGGCATTCTATTCTTGCTGTGAtaatctttattttatattaagttaTTTTGTGCTAAAAGGATTTTAAGGACATTGGTGGATTGTGAGCTGTGTTGTGAGtactattttatgttttttcgtGATATTCTGTGTTCAACAATATAATTACCTACCTCTAATGTTTGTTTGCTGTGAAAATTACTTCAAcgatatttattatacaaaccTCTGACCGCGACTTCGCACGCGTGAATGTCGGTTATTACGCTTTTGGTCCTGTCTAATCTCTTGCACTCAGCactactaaaaatatatttacccaGCGTTGATGAAATACTTAAACAGCTTTATAACCTACAATATAAGATCACTTGTTTAACCAAATTTGTACCTACGTTATGGTGTCATAAAAGggttcatagtttttttttatttgaatggtGTGGAAAATACACCTTAATTCATGTCGCCATGGCTATGATTTTGCGAATTTTAGGTATAAAGTTGTTTAAGTCTTTCATCAACGCTATAAAAATACACCTTATTGTTATACGCTTTGTTAACCAGGTGGAAGAAAATGACTTGAGCATGTCTGAGACTAACCAAGAAAATGATAATCCCACCAAATGGGagctttgttttttttgtcaaaaaataacGCATGAAAAGCTTATTAATCCTTCGTGCAAAGGCTATGATTTGGTGGCAAATAATCTAATGCAATTCCATGAGATTGGGGAATTACCGTTTGTTTTAAAAGAGTCTTTGTTTACGTGTGTAAATAACCTTAAAAAAGTTTTATGTGATAACCATGCGTCATGGCATAAGTCCTGTTACTTGGAATGTAGTAACTCAAGACTTGAACGAGCGCAGTTGCGAACCAAAAAGAAGGCCCTTGATGAGGATCCTCAATTAccaaatgtcattgtcaacacTCGCAGTCGCCAATCCACTGTTTACAATAGCGACACATGTCTGTTTTGCGATTTACCAGGTACAAAAACTTTACCTCTCAGTCAAATTATGAAGCAGTCATGTAACGATACTATAATTAATTGTGCTACGATATTAAACgattataaaatattagcaaAGGTATCTGAACGATGTGATTTAATTGCGTTAGAGGTGAAGTATCACCACACATGTCTATGCGAATATAGGCGTAGGGCCGCCACTCAAAATGACGatataataaatagtaataaaaacaaaaaggaGCAGGTTCAAAGCATAACATTTGCTTGGCTTGTTGCATATATAAATGAGGCACGAGAGAGCATGGAAAACCCAATTTTTAATATGGCAGATCTGGCTAAACTACAAACTGAGAGCATGAAAGATTTAGGAGTAGACTGTTCTGTTCACTCCACGAGACTGAAAGAAAAACTATTAAAGGAATGCCCTTACCTTATTGCATGCAACCAAAAAGGAATGACAAGCCTAATTACATTTAAAGATAACGTAGATTTCGCATTACGATCTCAAGCTGCTCGGAATTATGATAGTGAAGGTGCTGCCCTTAGCAAAGTTGCGAATATCTTGAGATCTGATATGTTTAGTGATGACAACCCCAGCGGTATACCGGCGTCACTTATAGCCTTAATCACGATGATTATGTACGGTCCTACTTCAACTTTCAATGGTGAGGTCAATAATGATGGTGCCAGTCGTCACATCGCTGAACTCATTGTTTACAATgctataaaaaatgaaaaaaacaagAGTAAGACCGCTAATCACAAGCATCTGCAATCCAGAGAAACACCTACCCCTGTCTTTTTGGCTGCGAAATTGTATGCCGAGACGCGAAAAAGGCATCTGATTGACTGTACATATCAACTTGGTCTGAGTATTTCATATAAAAGACTACAAGCAATTATCACGCAAAAAGCGAATGCAGTTTGTGAATTGTATCACAAAGATAATGTAGTTTGTCCACCCAAGCTTAAGAAGGGTTTGTTTACCACTGCAGCCGTGGACAATATTGACCACAACCCGACATCAACCTCCGCAAAGACTGCTTTTCATGGGACGGTGATTACGCTCATGCAGCATAAATTCCCAGAAGAAACAGGtatgtgaattaaaaatataatacagttatttaaagtctaaacTTACCTATGTcttgtaatatttttgttaattccAGGTGTCGCCCGCGACTTCGCAACACAGTCAGACAATGTAACTCCTACATTGAATATGAAGGTCAAGCAGCTTCCTTCGGACTACGAAATAGTTCCTCCATGTTTTGTAGACATAAAGAAGTCAACATGCCCACAGTCTGAAATATACACTCATGATGTATCAACTACCACACCGTTGGTTATAGAGAAAGACTGGCTAGAGAGTACAATGACAAATGATTTCAAGCCATGGGCTGCGCATCATGCTGCAACTGACAAAGATATCCAAGAGCGACACAGCACAGACATAGCTATCTTGCCGTTGTTCAGAGAATATGCTCATACACCCGCTATGATGCTGCACTCAATGAACATAGTAACCAAGGCAACGAAGTTCATTAATCCCGACCAGATTCCCGTAATTGTCGCCGATCAACCACTGTATACCCTTCTAAAACAACTGCAATATTTGTTTCCCTTGAAGGTAGGAGAGGACAAGATTTTAATAATGATGGGTGGACTACATATTGAAATGGCTGCTCTTCGACTAATTGGACAGTGGTTGAGTGGAAGTGGGTGGGTGGAAGCCTTAGTACAGGCAAATGTGACGACACAGGGTAGATCAGAATCTATGTTGACAGCATCACACGTAACACGAACGAGATATGCTCATCAGGTAtaacaagaaaataaatttattaatttaacattttactGTACAGAAGAAAGTCATACCTCTTTACAAGTTTTGGTAAGTCATAATCTTAACTTCCAAATCAATTATTGTTTTAGGTGACTGCCGCAGCTCTGTATTATTTGCAGAAAGAGGCCTACCAAGCCCAATTGGATGTCGGCGATGAAGCACAAGGGCCGTTAATCACTTTCGGAGAGTGGCGTCTGGAAAAATGCGCTAGCACGCCTCAATTCAAATATTGGGATTTAGTGCTGAATCTCGAGCTGATGATCTTACAGTTCGTTGGGGCAATCAGAAAAGGAgattataaaatatacctagATTCCATAAGAAGATTACTGCCGTGGTTCTTTGCATTAGACCACATAAATTACTCCAGATGGCTCTCAGTTCATCTCAGAGACTTAGTGAACTTAGAAAAAATGCATCCAGACTTGTTGAAGCATTTCGAAAAAGGCCAATTCGTGGCAAGAAAGACTGATAGGCCCTTCTCTGGAATAGCCCTAGATCAAGCGCATGAGCAAATTAATGCTATCCTAAAGGGAGATGGTGGTAAGAAtgcaaaaaaatactaagtacctacatgtatCTTAACTTCGcattaaataactattgttaataTTCTTACAGGTATGATTGGCATTACCGAAAATGCCGACTCTTTACGCAAATGGATTATAGCTGCGCCTGAATTGGCTGCTTTAATTGAAAGCTTCGAAAGTGAGATTCTACCGACCGAATCTGTCCATGATTATCGTCATCATTCCGACACTGCCGCTAATCAAGAACTATTCATGTGCGAAGTAAAATCTTTAATAGCAACGATTAAGGAACTCGGCAGTCCGTTTCTAGAAGAGACGAAAGATCTTTATAATATTGATACAAAGAATGTCGCTTCTTCAGAAGTAGTAGAAACAGTTTTCAATATAGAAAAGTTTGGCAACGAGCAGTACGAAAATTTTTGTAAGGAAAGACTGAATGGTGGGAAAAGTTTGCTTGAGCCGATCAAACTTAATAAGTATGCTCGATTTAGTACCAGTTCCAAGAAGTCTGACAGCAAAACGAAAGCGAAATTAGTTGGGCTCAAAAATGATTGTAGTCTCTTCAGCAAGCTATATATAGCTACGTGCGAGCACAGAACAGGAAGCCTGGATTCATTTTTCGCTCACGAAAATCAAGCTACACCTCCATCATTATCAGTCATGGGAAAAATGCGATCAGGAACCAAATCAGATCTTTTGAAATGCCTGATCAACCATTGTGATCCAGCTCACACAGCCATAGTGCCGAGTTCACCACCAGTATCAGCCAAAGTTTTAGATGGTTCTGCCTTGGTGCATATGCTAAGCCCTGGACACAACAAAATATTTCATGAGTATGCTGACACAGTGTTTATACCTTTTTTGCATAGAGAATTTGCCACTGTATCACGTATAGATTTAGTATGGGATAGGTATGACAATGAAAGTCTTAAAAATACAACAAGAGAGAAACGTGGCACTGGACAAAGAACACGAGTTACCCTAAACACTAAGATTCCCAAGGGTTGGTCAAATTTTCTTAGGGATAGTACAAATAAAGAGGAATTATTCCATCTTCTTACGTCCCAGTGTCATACCGCAAAATATGCAAGTAACAAAGAATTGTACGTGACGGATGGTGAGGTAGTTCTCAGCAATAGTAGCAGAGACAAACAAAAACTAGAACCATGCAACCACGAGGAAGCAGACACGCGCATGATGGTCCATGTAGCTGATGCTGTAGCCCAAGGtcacacaaaaattatgctacGCACAGTGGATACTGATGTTGTTGTTCTAGCAGTTGCATGTATATCACAATTGCCGGAGCTCCAGGAGTTATGGGTTCATATCGGCACAGGAAAGAATCACCAGTTCCtctcgtgccatgctattgcaGCTTCTTTAGGTAACTTTTGTAGTTCctccattaattgtaaataaattaaatatattaccgCAGTATGAGACAGGTCGTCTGGGCATttggtcacgtgctgcaaactttctttaaatatatggttttaattgatagatatataatttattttacaggaccagaaaggacagaagtcttgccattcttccacgccttttcaggttgcgacactgtttcttttttgtgtggaaagggaaaaaaaagcgtatttcaagcttggagcggatatcctgctgtaacggagggatttaaatacgccaaacaaggcaatattgagcaggcgttgccaatattggaaaaatttgttattGTCTTGTATGATAAGTAAGAGTCTTACAACATTATGTCTAGAGAGATTTGAATTACGGGTTGTGAACACGTGGAcattattttaacactatgcattttgttactgatttcagatcaggtacaagtaggcgtgtaaatgagtgccgaaaAGTACTTTTTACACAAAGAAATCTCCaattagagaatctgcctccaacggaagatgcgctacacaaacatattctccgtgcagtttaccaaggagggTATGTTTGGGGGCAGATTATAGCTCCTCAGCAAGAGCTACCATGCCCTGCTGACTGGGGCTGGTCGAAAGAAAATGGtcattgggagcccatatggacagGCCTACCTGCGGCGGCTGTTGCTTGTTTAGAacttattcgttgccgctgcaaaacaaaatgcgcAGGGAGGTGCAGCTGCtttaaaaaacaactaaaatgcACGGACCTgtgtgcatgtagtggcaattgcgaacaataaatatcttatttcaacctgcattttttgtcaaacatctatgttaattttatcacatttataataactcTACTGGCGAAAGTTTTCCcaacatctttatttatatgtgccattctcaaccataaaggtacttattgtcggttgccaataaggcgctatttccatatagctttaatttgaaatcaaccttattgacaaccgacaatgtggtaccttttgattgaaaacgtcacatatatttaatttatatttgtatatatatcacgtccagaagtaatttaataatgtaatctactaccagaagaataacaacttatcagaaatcatctaaacatggtgctgcataccgctcttacaatGCAGGTACGCCGCgtgacacaaaacattttttttaacagagttattaacgctaaaatgtttgacaagtttattattctatatagtaggataactgggctattcacacgtattttttttctagagcaaatcctcatagttttaattttgtagtggattttcgaaaaaaaaagtgtaaagaatttttttgaattttaaatttctcgttttttttgtatgggtgagtgaaaatttagtaACAGAAATGAATTCCTCATCCTCGAATTAtgcgaaaaagacaccaaacttgatatagttgctagatgtatgcagatataatgcttagagtgaggcgcgccggaggcacttttcccccccctcccctgcccacctgctggggggaacctcgtggcaaccgggct contains the following coding sequences:
- the LOC134741749 gene encoding uncharacterized protein LOC134741749 — its product is MIMYGPTSTFNVCELYHKDNVVCPPKLKKGLFTTAAVDNIDHNPTSTSAKTAFHGTVITLMQHKFPEETGVARDFATQSDNVTPTLNMKVKQLPSDYEIVPPCFVDIKKSTCPQSEIYTHDVSTTTPLVIEKDWLESTMTNDFKPWAAHHAATDKDIQERHSTDIAILPLFREYAHTPAMMLHSMNIVTKATKFINPDQIPVIVADQPLYTLLKQLQYLFPLKVGEDKILIMMGGLHIEMAALRLIGQWLSGSGWVEALVQANVTTQGRSESMLTASHVTRTRYAHQVTAAALYYLQKEAYQAQLDVGDEAQGPLITFGEWRLEKCASTPQFKYWDLVLNLELMILQFVGAIRKGDYKIYLDSIRRLLPWFFALDHINYSRWLSVHLRDLVNLEKMHPDLLKHFEKGQFVARKTDRPFSGIALDQAHEQINAILKGDGGKNAKKY
- the LOC134741843 gene encoding uncharacterized protein LOC134741843 isoform X1; this encodes MCEVKSLIATIKELGSPFLEETKDLYNIDTKNVASSEVVETVFNIEKFGNEQYENFCKERLNGGKSLLEPIKLNKYARFSTSSKKSDSKTKAKLVGLKNDCSLFSKLYIATCEHRTGSLDSFFAHENQATPPSLSVMGKMRSGTKSDLLKCLINHCDPAHTAIVPSSPPVSAKVLDGSALVHMLSPGHNKIFHEYADTVFIPFLHREFATVSRIDLVWDRYDNESLKNTTREKRGTGQRTRVTLNTKIPKGWSNFLRDSTNKEELFHLLTSQCHTAKYASNKELYVTDGEVVLSNSSRDKQKLEPCNHEEADTRMMVHVADAVAQGHTKIMLRTVDTDVVVLAVACISQLPELQELWVHIGTGKNHQFLSCHAIAASLGPERTEVLPFFHAFSGCDTVSFLCGKGKKSVFQAWSGYPAVTEGFKYAKQGNIEQALPILEKFVIVLYDKSGTSRRVNECRKVLFTQRNLQLENLPPTEDALHKHILRAVYQGGYVWGQIIAPQQELPCPADWGWSKENGHWEPIWTGLPAAAVACLELIRCRCKTKCAGRCSCFKKQLKCTDLCACSGNCEQ
- the LOC134741843 gene encoding uncharacterized protein LOC134741843 isoform X2; amino-acid sequence: MCEVKSLIATIKELGSPFLEETKDLYNIDTKNVASSEVVETVFNIEKFGNEQYENFCKERLNGGKSLLEPIKLNKYARFSTSSKKSDSKTKAKLVGLKNDCSLFSKLYIATCEHRTGSLDSFFAHENQATPPSLSVMGKMRSGTKSDLLKCLINHCDPAHTAIVPSSPPVSAKVLDGSALVHMLSPGHNKIFHEYADTVFIPFLHREFATVSRIDLVWDRYDNESLKNTTREKRGTGQRTRVTLNTKIPKGWSNFLRDSTNKEELFHLLTSQCHTAKYASNKELYVTDGEVVLSNSSRDKQKLEPCNHEEADTRMMVHVADAVAQGHTKIMLRTVDTDVVVLAVACISQLPELQELWVHIGTGKNHQFLSCHAIAASLGPERTEVLPFFHAFSGCDTVSFLCGKGKKSVFQAWSGYPAVTEGFKYAKQGNIEQALPILEKFVIVLYDK